Proteins encoded together in one Mycolicibacter minnesotensis window:
- a CDS encoding MCE family protein — protein MTRPKLPRLNVTPLADRSRPAVGLTGILVLIALVVAVFSYDRLPFIKGTSDYAAYFTEAGGIKPHADVRVSGLDVGRVAGLALEGNRVLVRFTVRKGVVLGDRTEAAIKTETVLGNKFLELTPRGEGHLTGPIPAERTTSPYDLPDALGDLTAVVSGLDTTQLSAALSTLAETFKDTPPDLKAALQGVARFSDTLDKRDATLRQLLSNANTVTGVLAQRSEQIAGLVANSNALLSELLSQRNSVDALMTNLTAVSRQVSALVEENHQQLKPAVDKLNGVLEILDNRRAELQRTLYLFRRYAMSFGEVLGSGPFFKASVVNLIPGQLAQPAIEAAFSDLGLDPNVLLPSELNDPAVGQPGTPPLPMPFPRTGQGGEPNLTLPDAITGKPGDPRYPYREPLPAPPPGGPPPGPPALGPAANGGN, from the coding sequence ATGACGAGACCGAAACTGCCGCGGCTCAACGTCACACCGCTGGCCGACCGCAGCCGGCCCGCGGTCGGCCTGACCGGCATCCTCGTACTGATCGCACTGGTGGTGGCGGTGTTCAGCTACGACAGGCTGCCGTTCATCAAGGGCACCTCCGACTATGCCGCCTACTTCACCGAGGCCGGTGGCATCAAACCCCATGCCGACGTGCGGGTCTCGGGACTCGATGTGGGCCGGGTGGCGGGCCTTGCCCTGGAGGGCAATCGAGTTCTGGTCAGGTTCACCGTCCGCAAGGGAGTCGTCCTGGGGGACAGGACCGAAGCGGCTATCAAAACCGAAACCGTTCTGGGAAACAAATTCCTGGAGCTCACCCCGCGCGGCGAAGGCCACCTCACCGGCCCGATACCGGCCGAACGGACGACCTCTCCCTATGACCTGCCCGATGCTCTGGGTGACCTGACCGCCGTCGTCAGCGGCCTGGACACCACCCAGCTCTCGGCTGCCCTGAGCACCCTGGCGGAGACGTTCAAAGACACCCCGCCGGACCTCAAGGCAGCTCTGCAGGGAGTGGCCCGATTCTCCGATACTCTCGACAAGCGCGACGCCACGCTGCGTCAGCTGCTGTCCAACGCCAACACCGTGACCGGGGTGCTGGCCCAGCGCAGTGAACAGATCGCCGGGCTGGTGGCCAACAGCAACGCCCTGCTGAGCGAGCTTTTGTCGCAACGCAATTCCGTCGACGCGCTGATGACCAACCTGACCGCGGTGTCACGACAGGTGTCGGCCCTGGTCGAGGAGAACCACCAGCAGTTGAAGCCTGCGGTGGACAAGCTCAACGGGGTGTTGGAGATCCTCGACAACCGCCGGGCTGAGCTGCAACGCACCCTCTACCTGTTTCGCCGCTACGCCATGTCCTTCGGTGAGGTGCTGGGCTCCGGACCGTTCTTCAAAGCCTCAGTGGTGAACCTGATTCCGGGCCAGCTGGCTCAGCCGGCCATTGAGGCGGCCTTCTCTGATCTGGGCCTGGACCCCAATGTGCTGTTGCCGTCGGAGTTGAACGATCCCGCGGTCGGCCAGCCGGGCACACCGCCACTGCCGATGCCGTTTCCCCGTACCGGGCAGGGCGGCGAGCCGAACCTGACCCTGCCGGACGCCATCACCGGGAAGCCCGGCGACCCGCGCTATCCCTACCGGGAGCCGCTGCCGGCACCACCACCGGGCGGGCCCCCTCCTGGGCCACCTGCGCTCGGCCCGGCAGCCAACGGGGGGAACTGA
- a CDS encoding MCE family protein: protein MGVHSVAGGNLSAERLRLLRLATAAVLVSTLATALFLVAGPPWAQLRKHVYTAYFTNTNGLYTGDEIRILGVAVGTVNRIEPLPDAARVTFSVGAQYRIPADARAAILSPSLVSARAIQLVPAYSGGPELADGASIGQERTAVPVEWDDFREQLEKLTDSLQPADETGRSAVGDFVATAAANLRGQGDTARETVIKLSQAMSALGDHSTDIFSTVRNMQLLVSALTSSSDLLAAFNVNLADITTVLSNSPREFADAMTSLDSAVKDLRGFIGENREGFGVTADHLAAITTALNESRGDLKQVLHIAPSVFQNFVNIYQPAQSAITGVMALGNFANTVQFICGGIEALARANSLQASKLCVQYLAPIIKNRQYNFLPIGGNPFVGTAARPNEITYSEDRLRPAAAQQPPEPAPQPVDPELGLPGLLLPAPPPEGNP, encoded by the coding sequence GTGGGCGTCCACTCTGTCGCGGGTGGGAACCTGTCCGCCGAACGGTTGCGGCTGCTGCGCCTGGCGACCGCAGCCGTGCTGGTGTCGACCCTGGCCACCGCACTGTTCTTGGTCGCCGGCCCACCCTGGGCGCAGCTGCGCAAGCACGTCTACACGGCTTACTTCACCAACACCAACGGCCTCTACACCGGCGACGAGATCCGGATCCTGGGGGTCGCCGTCGGGACCGTCAACCGCATCGAACCGCTGCCCGATGCCGCCAGGGTGACCTTCTCCGTCGGTGCCCAGTACCGGATTCCCGCGGATGCGCGCGCGGCGATCCTGTCGCCATCACTGGTCAGCGCGCGGGCGATCCAGCTGGTGCCGGCCTACTCCGGCGGCCCCGAACTGGCCGACGGTGCCAGCATCGGCCAGGAGCGCACCGCGGTTCCCGTCGAGTGGGACGACTTCCGTGAGCAGTTGGAGAAGCTCACCGACTCGCTGCAGCCGGCCGATGAGACCGGCCGCAGCGCGGTCGGCGACTTCGTCGCCACCGCGGCGGCCAACCTGCGCGGGCAGGGTGACACGGCACGCGAGACCGTGATCAAACTGTCGCAGGCCATGTCGGCGCTCGGTGACCACAGCACCGACATCTTCAGCACGGTCCGCAACATGCAACTGCTGGTGTCGGCCTTGACCTCCAGCAGTGATCTGCTGGCGGCATTCAACGTCAACCTCGCCGATATCACCACCGTGCTGAGCAATTCGCCCCGCGAGTTCGCCGACGCAATGACCAGCCTCGACAGTGCGGTCAAGGACCTGCGCGGCTTCATCGGCGAAAACCGCGAGGGCTTCGGCGTCACCGCTGATCATCTGGCCGCGATCACCACCGCACTCAACGAGAGCCGTGGTGACCTCAAGCAGGTGCTGCACATTGCCCCCTCGGTGTTCCAGAACTTCGTGAACATCTACCAGCCGGCCCAGAGCGCGATCACCGGGGTGATGGCACTCGGGAACTTCGCCAACACCGTCCAATTCATCTGCGGCGGAATCGAGGCGCTCGCACGGGCGAATTCGCTGCAGGCATCGAAGCTGTGCGTGCAGTACCTGGCGCCGATCATCAAGAACCGCCAGTACAACTTCCTGCCCATCGGCGGCAACCCGTTCGTCGGCACGGCCGCCCGACCCAACGAGATCACCTACAGCGAGGACCGGCTCAGGCCGGCAGCGGCACAACAACCGCCCGAGCCCGCCCCGCAGCCCGTCGACCCCGAGCTGGGTCTGCCCGGTCTGCTGTTGCCGGCGCCGCCGCCCGAGGGCAACCCGTGA
- a CDS encoding virulence factor Mce family protein, producing the protein MKRLIGVAVSIAVAFGATGCQWRGLNSLSLPGTASTGGTYTISAELPDVVVIQQNSRVRVADVTVGNVTKIEVQDWHALVTMRIDNSVHLPANSTATVGQTSLLGSMHIELAPPTDEPPRGELSDGAVIPLSRAATYPTTEQTLASVSLLLNGGGLAQLQEINQSFARALAGRESDMRSLLTQLDTFIAALNDQTDDIISATEKLNGLVGQFAQQNRTVDRALTTIPQALTVLAEQRAQIADAADAFGKFSAIAVSTVQQSREALVANLRNIAPVLRSLADAGPALTQGLDFLSTYPWVKSNIPNWFRGDFANISLVVDLTLSRIDSGIFTGTRWEGNLTELEMQWGRTVGQMPSPYTAGNPLVAPYHFGGY; encoded by the coding sequence GTGAAGCGCCTGATCGGTGTCGCGGTGAGCATCGCGGTGGCCTTCGGGGCCACCGGCTGCCAGTGGCGCGGCCTGAACTCACTGAGCCTGCCCGGTACCGCAAGCACCGGCGGCACCTACACGATCTCAGCGGAGTTACCCGATGTCGTGGTCATTCAGCAGAACTCCCGGGTTCGGGTCGCTGACGTCACCGTGGGCAACGTGACCAAGATCGAGGTCCAGGACTGGCATGCCCTGGTCACTATGCGCATCGACAACAGCGTGCACCTGCCGGCGAACAGCACCGCCACCGTCGGGCAGACCAGCCTGCTCGGTTCGATGCACATCGAGTTGGCGCCACCGACCGACGAGCCGCCGCGCGGCGAACTCAGCGACGGCGCGGTCATCCCGCTGTCGCGGGCGGCCACCTATCCGACCACCGAGCAGACCCTGGCCTCGGTTTCGCTGCTGCTCAACGGTGGCGGGCTGGCTCAGCTGCAGGAGATCAACCAAAGCTTCGCTCGCGCCCTGGCGGGACGCGAGAGCGATATGCGCAGTCTGCTCACGCAACTGGACACCTTCATCGCCGCGCTCAACGATCAGACCGATGACATCATCTCGGCCACCGAGAAACTCAATGGCCTCGTCGGCCAGTTCGCCCAGCAGAACCGGACCGTCGATCGGGCACTGACCACGATCCCGCAGGCGCTGACGGTGCTCGCCGAGCAACGCGCCCAGATCGCCGACGCCGCCGACGCATTCGGCAAGTTCAGTGCCATCGCCGTCTCCACCGTCCAACAGAGCAGGGAGGCGCTGGTGGCCAACCTGCGCAACATCGCACCGGTGCTGCGCTCGCTGGCCGACGCCGGTCCGGCGCTGACACAGGGCCTCGACTTCCTGTCCACCTACCCCTGGGTCAAGAGCAACATTCCCAATTGGTTCCGCGGCGACTTCGCCAACATCAGCCTGGTCGTCGACCTGACGCTGAGCCGGATCGACAGCGGCATCTTCACCGGCACACGCTGGGAAGGCAACCTCACCGAGCTGGAAATGCAGTGGGGGAGAACCGTCGGCCAGATGCCCAGCCCCTACACCGCAGGCAATCCACTGGTGGCCCCCTACCACTTCGGGGGGTACTGA
- a CDS encoding MCE family protein, translating to MFRLSRTVWTQLAILATVTLVAGGVMAFGFVKVPALFGIGRYTVTVELPASGGLYPTSVVTYRGTEIGRVSSIGVDADGVRAVLKLNSSIKVPAPVTAAVHSRSAIGEQFLELTPVAGTGDHRTLRAGDVIPVDRVQIPADIAHLLDATNLALQAIPHDDLRTVVDEANKAVGGLGAELSRIVVGSTSLAIEGGQAAQPLAQLIDETPPVLNSQVQTADSVVTWAQRLASITGQLAAEDRAFAGLLSLGAPALDEANALLGRVAPALPVLLANMVSLGQIAVTFRQGIEQLLVLFPQGTAVMSAITLADSGLNTPYRGIYLDFNLNMNYPPPCNTGFLPARQQRVPASVDYPDRPAGELYCRVPQDSDLNVRGARNIPCENNPAKRAPTVEMCESDEWYVPLNDGYNWKGDPNATASGQAVPQDPPVAFVPYDPATGSYVGPDGQRHIQADLAPQQKEQTWQTMLMPPNP from the coding sequence GTGTTCAGGCTCTCGCGCACCGTCTGGACCCAGCTGGCGATCCTGGCCACCGTCACCCTGGTGGCCGGTGGGGTCATGGCGTTCGGATTCGTCAAGGTGCCGGCACTTTTCGGCATCGGCCGCTACACCGTCACCGTCGAACTGCCGGCCTCCGGCGGGCTGTACCCGACATCGGTGGTGACCTACCGCGGCACCGAGATCGGCCGGGTCAGCTCCATCGGCGTCGATGCCGACGGGGTGCGAGCGGTGCTCAAGCTGAACTCGTCGATCAAGGTGCCCGCCCCGGTGACAGCCGCGGTGCACAGCCGCTCGGCGATCGGTGAACAGTTTCTCGAACTGACCCCGGTCGCCGGGACCGGCGACCACCGCACGCTGCGTGCCGGAGATGTGATCCCGGTGGATAGAGTTCAGATTCCCGCCGATATCGCCCACCTGCTGGACGCCACCAACCTTGCACTGCAGGCAATTCCGCACGACGACCTACGGACCGTCGTCGATGAGGCGAACAAAGCCGTGGGCGGCCTCGGGGCCGAGCTGTCGCGGATCGTCGTCGGATCGACATCGCTGGCCATCGAGGGAGGGCAGGCCGCGCAACCGCTGGCACAGTTGATCGACGAAACCCCGCCGGTGCTGAACTCGCAAGTCCAAACGGCGGATTCGGTGGTGACCTGGGCGCAGCGGCTGGCATCGATCACCGGCCAGCTCGCCGCCGAGGACCGAGCCTTCGCCGGCCTGCTCAGCCTGGGTGCCCCGGCACTCGACGAGGCCAACGCGCTGCTGGGCCGGGTGGCGCCGGCCCTGCCGGTTTTGCTGGCCAACATGGTCAGTCTGGGGCAGATCGCGGTGACGTTCCGTCAGGGAATCGAGCAACTGCTGGTGCTCTTCCCGCAGGGCACCGCGGTGATGTCGGCCATCACCCTTGCCGATTCGGGCCTCAACACCCCGTATCGCGGCATCTATCTCGACTTCAACCTCAACATGAACTACCCGCCGCCGTGCAACACCGGATTCCTTCCAGCCCGCCAGCAGCGGGTCCCGGCCTCCGTCGACTACCCCGATCGGCCCGCCGGTGAGCTGTACTGCCGGGTGCCACAGGACTCCGACCTCAATGTGCGTGGTGCCCGCAACATTCCGTGTGAGAACAACCCCGCCAAGCGCGCCCCCACGGTCGAGATGTGCGAGAGCGACGAATGGTACGTGCCACTCAACGATGGCTACAACTGGAAGGGCGACCCCAACGCCACGGCGTCCGGTCAGGCCGTGCCGCAGGATCCGCCGGTCGCCTTCGTTCCCTATGACCCGGCCACCGGCAGCTACGTCGGACCCGATGGCCAACGGCACATCCAGGCAGACCTGGCCCCGCAGCAGAAGGAGCAGACATGGCAGACGATGCTGATGCCCCCCAACCCGTGA
- a CDS encoding CYTH and CHAD domain-containing protein translates to MSGRPGCEKLDTVSAASPKASRYREVERKFDVDASAISPSFDGIAGVARVERLPAQDLAAVYFDTAGHDLAAHKITLRRRTGGPDAGWHLKLPAGPDTRTEVRAPLGPDIPGELLDVVMAIVRDRALAPVAQIRTAREVVVLRDGHGEVLAEFCDDQVTASAEGAAPTPAEQRWREWELELGCGDLKLLDRLGNRLVDTGATPAGHGSKLAKVLGTPQLATHPTDRLHRAVADQIEQLLVWDRAVRADADDAVHQMRVTIRRLRSLLHGEEAAHAALLGELKELGAVLGVARDAEVLAQRYQQALDELAPELVRGPVRERLVDGSLRRYDTGRRRSLAAMRSPRYFRLLDGLDELISAPDSERSAPVGSAYRRLRKAVKAAKKAADRDAALHRIRKAAKRLRYAASAANKTKVARRAKAIQTLLGDHQDSVVSRAHLLTQANAATAAGEDTFTYGLLYAREADLAARCRAELRPALRKLDRAVR, encoded by the coding sequence ATGTCCGGGCGGCCCGGATGTGAAAAGCTGGACACCGTGTCCGCAGCCAGCCCGAAAGCCTCGCGGTATCGCGAGGTGGAGCGCAAGTTCGACGTTGACGCATCGGCGATCTCGCCGTCCTTCGACGGCATCGCCGGGGTCGCTCGAGTCGAACGATTGCCGGCACAGGACCTGGCGGCGGTGTACTTCGACACTGCGGGCCATGACCTGGCGGCCCACAAGATCACCTTGCGTCGGCGCACGGGAGGTCCCGATGCCGGCTGGCACCTGAAGCTGCCTGCCGGACCGGACACCCGCACCGAGGTACGCGCTCCCCTGGGCCCAGATATTCCGGGCGAACTTCTCGACGTGGTCATGGCGATCGTGCGCGATCGGGCGCTGGCACCCGTCGCCCAGATCCGCACCGCCCGCGAGGTGGTGGTGCTGCGCGACGGTCACGGCGAGGTGTTGGCCGAATTCTGCGACGACCAGGTCACCGCGTCGGCCGAAGGCGCCGCGCCCACACCAGCCGAACAGCGCTGGCGGGAATGGGAACTGGAACTGGGCTGCGGGGACCTCAAGCTGCTGGACCGGCTGGGCAACCGACTGGTCGACACCGGCGCCACGCCGGCCGGCCACGGCTCCAAACTGGCCAAGGTGCTCGGCACACCGCAGCTGGCCACCCACCCCACCGACCGCCTGCATCGTGCGGTGGCCGACCAGATCGAGCAACTGCTGGTCTGGGACCGCGCGGTGCGCGCCGACGCCGACGACGCGGTTCACCAGATGCGGGTGACCATCCGCCGGCTCCGCAGCCTGTTGCACGGTGAAGAAGCCGCGCACGCCGCACTGCTGGGTGAGCTGAAGGAATTGGGTGCAGTGCTGGGTGTGGCACGCGACGCCGAGGTCTTGGCCCAGCGTTATCAGCAGGCGCTCGATGAGCTGGCGCCCGAGCTGGTCCGCGGGCCGGTGCGCGAACGGCTGGTCGACGGTTCGCTGCGCCGCTATGACACCGGGCGCCGGCGCAGCCTGGCCGCGATGCGCTCACCGCGGTACTTCCGCCTGCTCGACGGTCTCGATGAGCTGATCAGCGCGCCGGATTCCGAGCGGTCGGCGCCCGTGGGCAGCGCCTATCGGCGGTTACGGAAGGCGGTGAAGGCCGCCAAGAAGGCCGCCGACCGCGACGCCGCCCTGCACCGGATTCGTAAGGCTGCCAAGCGACTGCGTTACGCCGCGTCGGCGGCGAACAAGACGAAGGTCGCCCGGCGAGCCAAAGCGATTCAGACGTTGCTGGGCGATCACCAGGACAGCGTGGTCAGCCGGGCGCACCTGCTTACCCAGGCCAATGCCGCGACGGCCGCCGGGGAGGACACCTTCACCTACGGGTTGCTGTATGCCCGCGAGGCCGACCTTGCCGCGCGGTGCCGGGCGGAATTGCGGCCGGCACTGCGCAAGCTCGACCGGGCGGTTCGGTAA
- the panB gene encoding 3-methyl-2-oxobutanoate hydroxymethyltransferase, producing the protein MSEHVYGASPDPVRIAPQTRVHHLQQMKSEGRKWGMLTAYDYSSARIFDDAGIPVLLVGDSAANVVYGYDSTVPITIDELIPLVRAVVRGAPHALVVADLPFGSYEGGPAAALATATRFMKEGGAHAVKLEGGERVADQIATLSAAGIPVMAHIGFTPQSVNTLGGFRVQGRGDAAEQTIHDAIAVAEAGAFAVVMEMVPAELATQITGKLTIPTVGIGAGPNCDAQVLVWQDMAGMTTGKTARFVKRFGEVGAELRRAATQYADEVASGTFPAEEHCF; encoded by the coding sequence ATGTCTGAGCACGTTTATGGCGCTTCTCCTGACCCAGTCCGCATTGCACCGCAGACCCGCGTCCATCATCTGCAGCAGATGAAGAGCGAAGGCCGCAAGTGGGGAATGCTGACGGCCTACGACTACTCCTCCGCACGCATCTTCGACGACGCCGGCATCCCGGTGCTGTTGGTCGGGGACTCCGCGGCCAATGTGGTCTACGGCTATGACAGCACCGTTCCGATCACGATCGACGAGCTGATCCCGCTGGTCCGCGCGGTGGTACGCGGCGCCCCGCATGCGCTGGTGGTGGCCGACCTGCCGTTCGGCTCCTATGAGGGTGGGCCGGCCGCGGCACTGGCGACGGCCACGCGGTTTATGAAGGAGGGCGGCGCGCACGCGGTCAAGTTGGAAGGCGGCGAGCGGGTGGCCGACCAGATCGCCACGCTGTCGGCGGCCGGAATCCCAGTGATGGCACACATCGGGTTCACCCCGCAGAGCGTGAACACCCTGGGCGGTTTCCGGGTGCAGGGACGCGGCGACGCCGCCGAGCAGACCATTCACGACGCGATCGCGGTGGCCGAAGCCGGTGCTTTCGCGGTGGTGATGGAGATGGTTCCCGCGGAGCTGGCGACCCAGATCACCGGCAAGCTGACCATCCCCACCGTCGGGATCGGCGCCGGACCCAACTGCGACGCGCAAGTTCTGGTGTGGCAGGACATGGCCGGAATGACCACCGGTAAGACCGCCCGGTTCGTCAAGCGCTTCGGCGAGGTGGGTGCTGAATTGCGCCGCGCGGCAACACAGTACGCCGACGAGGTAGCGTCGGGAACCTTCCCGGCCGAGGAGCACTGCTTCTAG
- a CDS encoding alpha/beta hydrolase, which yields MSSPTRRDRTTRTALTCLAIAMVSLSVGSCTRMTPGQPVMAVPQLGQPVQWDKCRFTADTNIKVPADAQCGFIGVPVDYAKPQGDLARLAMIRFPATKNKIGSLVINPGGPGESGIETAVGLVSSLPRQVREQFDLVGFDPRGVASSRPAVWCNSDEENDRLRALDQVDYSPAGVERIENETKEYVERCLDKTGKEFLANVGTVNVARDLDAIREGLGDDKLTYLGYSYGTRIGSAYAEAYPQNVRAMILDGAVDPDADPIEEDLRQAEAFQGAFDDFAADCAKDADCPLGTDPAKAVDTYHSLVDPLVGKPAKTKDPRGLSYSDAIVGTIMALYSPTFWTHLNDGLSDLAAGRGDIMLSLADLYMRRDSSGHYTNATDARVAVNCVDQPPITDRAKVIEEDKRSREVAPFMSYGKFTGDAPLGTCAFWPVPPTSEPHAISVPDLPPTLVVSTTRDPATPYQAGVDLAKQLGGGLLTFNGTQHTVVFQGNECVDRIAARYLVDGTLPPTAAKC from the coding sequence ATGAGCTCGCCGACCCGCCGCGACAGGACCACACGCACCGCCCTGACCTGCCTCGCGATCGCCATGGTGTCGCTCTCCGTCGGCAGCTGTACCCGAATGACCCCTGGTCAGCCGGTGATGGCCGTGCCGCAACTCGGTCAGCCGGTCCAATGGGACAAGTGCCGATTCACCGCCGACACCAACATCAAGGTGCCCGCCGACGCCCAGTGCGGCTTCATCGGCGTACCGGTCGACTACGCCAAACCGCAGGGCGACCTGGCCCGGCTGGCCATGATCCGATTCCCGGCGACCAAGAACAAGATCGGTTCGCTGGTGATCAACCCGGGCGGCCCGGGCGAATCCGGGATCGAGACCGCGGTGGGTCTGGTCAGCTCGCTGCCGCGGCAGGTGCGCGAGCAGTTCGACCTGGTCGGATTCGACCCGCGTGGGGTGGCCTCGTCAAGGCCCGCGGTGTGGTGCAACTCCGACGAGGAGAACGACCGGCTGCGGGCCCTCGACCAGGTCGACTACAGCCCCGCAGGTGTGGAACGCATCGAGAACGAGACCAAGGAGTACGTCGAGCGCTGCCTGGACAAGACCGGCAAGGAGTTTCTGGCCAACGTCGGCACCGTCAACGTGGCCCGCGACCTCGACGCGATCCGCGAGGGGCTCGGCGACGACAAGCTGACCTACCTCGGCTACTCCTACGGCACCCGGATCGGCTCGGCCTACGCCGAGGCCTACCCGCAGAACGTGCGCGCGATGATCCTCGACGGCGCCGTGGACCCCGACGCCGACCCGATCGAGGAGGACCTGCGGCAGGCCGAGGCCTTCCAGGGTGCCTTCGACGACTTCGCCGCGGACTGTGCCAAAGATGCCGACTGCCCGCTGGGCACCGACCCGGCCAAGGCCGTCGACACCTACCACAGCCTGGTCGATCCGTTGGTGGGCAAGCCTGCCAAGACCAAGGATCCGCGGGGCCTGAGCTATAGCGACGCGATCGTCGGCACCATCATGGCGCTGTACTCGCCGACGTTCTGGACGCATCTCAACGACGGGCTGTCCGATCTGGCCGCCGGCCGCGGCGACATCATGCTGAGTCTGGCCGACCTCTACATGCGCCGTGACTCCAGCGGCCACTACACCAACGCCACCGACGCGCGCGTCGCGGTGAACTGCGTCGATCAGCCGCCGATCACCGACCGCGCCAAGGTGATCGAGGAAGACAAGCGCTCACGCGAGGTGGCGCCGTTCATGAGCTACGGCAAGTTCACCGGCGACGCCCCCCTGGGCACCTGCGCCTTCTGGCCGGTCCCCCCGACCAGCGAGCCCCACGCCATCTCGGTTCCGGACCTGCCGCCGACGCTGGTGGTCTCCACCACCCGTGACCCGGCCACCCCGTATCAGGCCGGTGTGGACCTGGCCAAGCAGCTCGGCGGCGGGTTGCTGACCTTCAACGGAACCCAGCACACAGTGGTATTCCAGGGCAACGAATGCGTGGATCGGATCGCCGCGCGGTACCTGGTCGACGGCACGCTGCCGCCAACCGCTGCGAAGTGCTGA
- the glnA gene encoding type I glutamate--ammonia ligase, giving the protein MDRQKEFVLRTLEERDIRFVRLWFTDVLGYLKSVAIAPAELEGAFDEGVGFDGSAIEGFARVFESDMVAHPDPSTFQLLPWTSDSGRQYSARMFCDITMPDGSPAWASSRHVLRRQLGKAAEMGFACYVHPEIEFFLLEPGPYDGSTPVPADDAGYFDQSIHGSAANFRRHAIDALESMGISVEYSHHENAPGQQEIDLRYADALSMADNVMTFRYLIKEIALKEGVRASFMPKPFREHAGSAMHTHLSLFEGEVNAFHSPDDPLQLSDTAKSFIAGILEHANEISAVTNQWVNSYKRLIHGGEAPTAASWGASNRSALVRVPMYSPHKTSSRRIEVRSPDSACNPYLAFAVLLAAGLRGIEQGYELGPEAEDNVWALTPEERRAMGYKELPGTLERALSEMENSELVAEALGEEVFDFFLRNKRQEWANYRSHVTPYELQNYLAL; this is encoded by the coding sequence ATGGACCGTCAGAAGGAGTTTGTGCTCCGCACGCTGGAGGAACGCGACATCCGTTTCGTCCGGCTCTGGTTCACCGACGTACTCGGTTATCTGAAGTCGGTGGCGATCGCCCCGGCCGAACTCGAGGGCGCCTTCGATGAGGGCGTCGGCTTCGATGGTTCGGCCATTGAGGGCTTTGCCCGGGTCTTCGAATCCGACATGGTCGCCCATCCCGATCCCTCCACGTTCCAGCTGCTGCCGTGGACCTCGGACTCGGGCCGGCAGTACTCCGCGCGGATGTTCTGCGACATCACCATGCCGGACGGATCCCCGGCATGGGCGTCCTCGCGCCACGTGTTGCGCCGGCAGCTGGGCAAGGCCGCGGAGATGGGTTTCGCCTGCTACGTGCACCCGGAGATCGAGTTCTTCCTGCTCGAACCCGGTCCTTACGACGGCAGCACCCCGGTTCCCGCGGACGACGCGGGCTACTTTGACCAGTCGATCCACGGCTCGGCCGCCAACTTCCGCCGGCACGCGATCGACGCGCTGGAGTCGATGGGCATCTCGGTGGAATACAGCCACCACGAGAACGCCCCGGGCCAGCAGGAGATCGACCTGCGCTACGCCGACGCGCTGTCGATGGCCGACAACGTGATGACGTTCCGCTACTTGATCAAAGAGATCGCCCTCAAAGAAGGCGTCCGGGCGTCGTTCATGCCCAAGCCGTTCCGTGAGCACGCCGGTTCGGCCATGCACACCCATCTGAGCTTGTTCGAGGGCGAGGTCAACGCTTTCCACAGCCCGGATGACCCGCTGCAGCTGTCGGACACCGCCAAGTCGTTCATCGCCGGAATTCTTGAGCACGCCAACGAGATCAGCGCCGTCACCAACCAGTGGGTCAACTCCTACAAGCGCCTGATCCACGGTGGGGAAGCTCCCACCGCGGCCTCGTGGGGTGCCTCCAACCGCTCCGCACTGGTGCGGGTGCCGATGTACAGTCCGCACAAGACCTCCTCGCGGCGCATCGAGGTGCGCAGCCCGGACTCGGCGTGCAATCCCTACCTGGCCTTCGCGGTGCTGTTGGCGGCCGGGCTGCGCGGGATCGAGCAGGGCTACGAGCTGGGCCCGGAGGCCGAGGACAATGTCTGGGCGCTGACTCCCGAAGAGCGCAGGGCGATGGGCTACAAGGAGCTGCCAGGCACCCTGGAGCGCGCCCTGAGCGAGATGGAGAACTCCGAGCTGGTCGCGGAGGCGTTGGGGGAGGAGGTCTTCGACTTCTTCCTGCGCAACAAGCGCCAGGAGTGGGCGAACTACCGCAGCCACGTGACCCCTTACGAACTGCAGAACTACCTGGCGCTGTAG